In one window of Nocardia brasiliensis DNA:
- the frr gene encoding ribosome recycling factor yields the protein MIEEALFDAEEKMEKAVTVAKDDLGSIRTGRANPGMFSRIVVDYYGSPTPITQISSITVPEPRMVVIKPYEQAQLGAIETAIRNSDLGVNPTNNGDIIRISVPQLTEERRRELVKQAKGKGEDAKVSIRNVRRKAMDELSRIQKDGEAGEDEVGRAEKDLDKTTAKYVGQIDDLVKHKETELLEV from the coding sequence CGACGCCGAGGAGAAGATGGAAAAGGCCGTCACGGTGGCGAAGGACGATCTCGGATCCATTCGCACCGGACGGGCCAATCCGGGCATGTTCTCCCGGATCGTGGTCGACTACTACGGTTCTCCGACGCCTATCACCCAGATATCCAGCATCACCGTGCCCGAGCCGCGCATGGTCGTGATCAAGCCGTACGAGCAGGCTCAGCTCGGCGCGATCGAAACCGCAATCCGCAACTCGGATCTCGGCGTCAACCCCACGAACAACGGTGACATCATTCGGATTTCGGTGCCGCAGCTGACCGAGGAACGTCGCCGCGAGCTGGTCAAGCAGGCCAAGGGCAAGGGCGAGGACGCGAAGGTGTCTATCCGCAATGTCCGCCGCAAAGCCATGGACGAACTCTCGCGCATCCAGAAGGATGGCGAGGCGGGCGAGGACGAGGTCGGGCGCGCGGAGAAGGATCTCGACAAGACCACCGCCAAGTACGTGGGCCAGATCGACGACCTGGTCAAGCACAAGGAAACGGAACTGCTCGAGGTCTGA